In Fusarium oxysporum Fo47 chromosome IX, complete sequence, the following proteins share a genomic window:
- a CDS encoding cytochrome P450, which produces MSRLVGLLINARSPSTCIFLLFASLVLYLIGKITYNIFFHPLRKFPGPILWSMTQIPFSLAWTSGAGHKKIYDLHQIYGDIVRVAPNELSFGYPEAWEDIMGHRKRGQAENGKDPDFWRGNDIYTLVGSDRERHSRLRKILSHGFSAQAMMEQQPIFQRYVNLTMKKLREASSSGQSVEMTQWLNWATFDMAGDLIFGESFGCLEKVEYHSWVKLLYKHIEGFAVSTALIRYPFADTIIKLMTPKHVARDIKAHSDFTKAQVGKRMAYENPRPDFMESMIRAYEKGHVNHAELLANAHNLIIGGSETTATTLAGTIYLLATHRPILMKLYAEIKERFQSEDEIDLLSVQKLEYMFAVLHEGLRVYPAVPAAIPRKTSEAGMIGKHYVPADTIVSIWPWPMFHNPKFFKDAEVFVPERWLGDPKYADDKRVAVQPFSVGPRNCIGKNLAYAEMRLILAKLIWNFDIDLDSRSEGWLGKNTAFLLWEKPELWVRLTPRSDI; this is translated from the exons ATGTCTCGTTTGGTAGGATTGCTTATCAACGCCAGAAGTCCAAGTACTTGTATATTTCTTCTATTCGCCAGC CTGGTGCTATATCTCATCGGCAAGATAACATATAATATTTTCTTCCATCCTCTTCGCAAATTTCCAGGCCCCATTCTATGGTCTATGACACAAATACCTTTCTCCCTAGCATGGACTTCCGGCGCTGGTCACAAGAAAATATACGACTTGCACCAAATCTATGGCGATATCGTTCGTGTCGCCCCCAATGAACTTAGCTTCGGCTATCCGGAGGCCTGGGAAGACATTATGGGCCATCGAAAACGTGGACAGGCCGAAAATGGAAAGGATCCCGATTTCTGGAGAGGCAATGACATCTACACTCTGGTAGGGTCTGATCGTGAGAGGCATAGTAGGCTCCGAAAGATCTTGTCGCACGGATTCTCTGCACAGGCCATGATGGAACAGCAACCAATCTTCCAACGCTACGTGAAcctgacgatgaagaagctaAGAGAAGCTTCGTCGAGCGGCCAATCTGTTGAGATGACTCAGTGGCTTAACTGGGCTACTTTCGACATGGCGGGAGATCTGATCTTTGGCGAGTCCTTCGGTTGTCTCGAAAAGGTAGAGTATCACTCATGGGTGAAACTTCTGTACAAACACATCGAAGGTTTTGCTGTGTCTACAGCCTTGATTAGATATCCCTTCGCCGACACCATCATTAAGCTCATGACCCCCAAACATGTCGCTCGAGACATCAAAGCCCACAGTGATTTCACAAAGGCACAAGTTGGAAAGCGTATGGCTTATGAAAACCCCCGACCGGACTTTATGGAGTCAATGATAAGAGCGTACGAGAAAGGT CATGTCAATCATGCAGAGCTCCTCGCCAACGCGCATAACTTGATCATCGGCGGCTCGGAGACAACTGCAACCACTCTTGCAGGCACTATATATCTGTTGGCTACACACAGACCAATCCTGATGAAGCTCTATGCAGAAATAAAGGAGCGGTTCCAGAGCGAAGATGAGATTGATCTTCTCAGTGTTCAAAAGCTCGAATACATGTTTGCAGTCTTGCACGAGGGACTTCGCGTTTACCCAGCTGTACCAGCCGCAATCCCTCGTAAGACAAGCGAAGCGGGCATGATAGGCAAACACTACGTTCCAGCCGAT ACCATCGTTTCCATTTGGCCGTGGCCCATGTTTCACAAccccaagttcttcaaggatGCCGAGGTCTTTGTACCTGAGAGATGGCTTGGCGATCCCAAATATGCGGACGATAAAAGAGTTGCAGTGCAGCCCTTCTCTGTTGGCCCCCGGAACTGCATCGGTAAAAA TCTGGCCTACGCCGAGATGCGCCTGATCCTTGCTAAATTGATATGGAACTTTGACATCGATCTTGACTCTCGTAGCGAGGGATGGTTGGGAAAGAACACTGCGTTCCTTCTCTGGGAAAAGCCAGAACTCTGGGTTCGCCTCACTCCGCGATCTGATATCTAG
- a CDS encoding uncharacterized protein (of unknown function-domain containing protein), with protein MSPSNENVFTDAHQTPFREFIPDLSIDRFTSMRKQDAYEYAHAFKKNGNPPWLHGLYLHWRELLTEPYKGVTNDGNVRGDLYKLEDDDVPIEKIVRAANLVISKMTQEQKTHSHYHIDSPEWRTWSNPEFLLSPKGIRLDEITQDLREAVMGLLEASLSPEGYEKAVAAMRINGFLGEIIQVPTIMNEFSYNFAFFGMVSLESPWGFSFYGHHLCLNAFFYKRQMILSPWFTGAEPNIIDEGQFGGTQIMRREESLGLQLMQSLPEEFQSCAQIYRLMRDPAMPRGRWNHDDQRHLCGAYRDNRVVPYEGVHVSDLPVELQDLVTQIASEYLLYLPEQARRRRLSQIRSWYHETYFCWIGGFNDDDPFYYRLQSPVVIIEFDHHSGVFLTNKEPKRFHIHTLLRMPNGGDYGMALRPQITGKNQNYEWVGGS; from the exons ATGTCTCCAAGCAATGAGAACGTCTTCACAGATGCCCATCAAACTCCCTTTCGCGAGTTCATTCCTGATCTAAGCATTGACAGATTCACGTCTATGCGCAAGCAAGATGCTTATGAATATGCACACGCCTTCAAGAAGAACGGGAATCCCCCTTGGCTCCACGGGTTGTATCTGCATTGGAGAGAGCTACTTACCGAGCCGTACAAGGGCGTGACAAACGACG GCAATGTTCGGGGAGACCTGTATAAgcttgaagacgatgatgtgCCAATTGAAAAGATAGTGAGAGCCGCCAACTTGGTCATCTCTAAGATGACACAAGAGCAAAAGACACACTCTCACTATCACATTGACTCTCCGGAATGGAGGACTTGGTCAAATCCAGAGTTTCTGCTAAGCCCAAAGGGCATTCGTCTCGACGAGATAACCCAGGATCTCCGCGAAGCAGTTATGGGGCTTTTAGAGGCTTCACTATCTCCCGAGGGCTATGAGAAGGCCGTTGCCGCTATGCGTATCAACGGCTTCTTAGGCGAGATTATCCAGGTTCCAACCATCATGAATGAGTTTTCTTATAACTTTGCTTTCTTTGGCATGGTCTCTTTGGAAAGTCCTTGGGGGTTCTCGTTCTATGGTCATCACCTCTGCCTAAACGCCTTCTTCTATAAAAGACAGATGATTCTTTCGCCCTGGTTTACAGGCGCCGAACCAAACATTATTGACGAAGGCCAGTTCGGCGGCACGCAGATCATGAGACGTGAAGAGAGCTTGGGGCTCCAACTTATGCAGAGCCTTCCTGAAGAATTCCAGTCTTGCGCGCAGATATACCGGCTAATGAGGGACCCAGCGATGCCCCGAGGCCGCTGGAACCACGATGATCAGCGACACCTCTGCGGGGCATATCGCGATAACCGAGTTGTCCCATATGAAGGTGTTCATGTTTCCGACCTACCGGTGGAACTGCAGGATCTCGTTACTCAAATTGCTTCGGAATACCTGCTATATCTCCCCGAGCAGGCACGCAGACGTCGTCTATCACAAATCCGCTCTTGGTATCATGAAACTTATTTTTGCTGGATTGGCGGCTTCAACGATGACGACCCTTTCTACTATCGTCTTCAAAGCCCTGTAGTCATCATCGAATTCGATCATCACTCGGGCGTTTTCTTAACAAATAAGGAGCCGAAAAGATTTCACATTCACACTCTGTTAAGAATGCCCAATGGAGGAGATTATGGCATGGCTCTTAGGCCACAAATCACAGGCAAAAATCAGAATTATGAATGGGTAGGAGGGAGCTAG
- a CDS encoding major facilitator superfamily domain-containing protein, which translates to MAKPVVDHSEQHDENNSVDLGNLDDNIETFDHPKWKSGFVDIAEDFQISVQRASYLTSLFIVVLGAAPLLWRPLGQTYGRRPIFLISLIGSLVGNIGCAKSPSYGTMGLCRAITAWFISPAASLGSAVVAESFAKKDRARYMGVWTTMVTLGVPLAPFIFGFVTVRVGYRWTYWILGIINAVQFVLFFFLGLETRHVPGQATLGKSEYFTFRRIDPTPIRPVDFIAPLGLITRCNVVIAAVSYSTAFLWGSVTTTFEIPQIFPETYGFNNQQVGLQYIGIILGTLIGEFAGGFFSDQWMWRRQRRGRKSEPEYRLWLSYFGYLLVICGVVVFFVQIAKSGTKWNITPIIGAAIAAVGNQIVTTIMITYAVDCYPSESAAIGVFITFIRQTLGFIGPFWIPEMLQNTGYYASCGIITASLVTVSIIPTMLLQARGHKWRE; encoded by the exons ATGGCGAAACCAGTGGTAGATCACTCCGAGCAACAT GATGAGAACAACTCGGTTGATTTAGGGAATTTGGATGATAATATCGAGACTTTTGACCATCCGAAATGGAAG TCGGGCTTTGTCGATATTGCTGAGGATTTTCAAATCAGTGTTCAGCGCGCTAGCTATCTTACATCGCTCTTCATCGTGGTTCTTGGAGCCGCACCGTTGTTATGGAGACCACTTGGACAGACCTACGGCCGCCGCCCGatctttctcatctctctcATCGGCAGCTTGGTCGGTAATATTGGCTGCGCAAAGTCCCCATCTTATGGTACCATGGGGTTATGCCGAGCCATCACGGCGTGGTTCATCTCGCCTGCAGCGTCACTCGGAAGTGCCGTCGTGGCGGAGTCCTTCGCAAAAAAAGATAGGGCGAGATATATGGGTGTCTGGACGACAATGGTGACCTTGGGAGTTCCCCTGGCGCCCTTCATCTTTGGCTTTGTTACTGTCCGAGTTGGCTATCGCTGGACTTATTGGATTCTGGGCATA ATCAACGCAGTCCAGTTCGTcttgtttttctttctcgGTTTAGAGACTAGGCACGTTCCAGGCCAAGCAACACTAGGGAAGTCAGAATACTTCACATTTCGCCGAATCGACCCGACCCCTATCAGGCCTGTCGACTTTATCGCGCCTTTGGGTCTTATCACTCGATGTAACGTTGTCATCGCTGCCGTGTCCTATTCCACGGCATTCCTATGGGGTAGTGTGACCACGACGTTTGAGATCCCGCAGATCTTTCCCGAGACTTATGGCTTCAACAACCAGCAAGTTGGTCTCCAATACATCGGCATCATACTTGGTACCCTGATCGGCGAATTTGCCGGAGGTTTCTTCTCGGACCAATGGATGTGGCGCCGGCAGCGACGAGGTCGCAAGTCTGAGCCAGAGTATCGACTGTGGCTAAGCTACTTTGGATACCTCCTCGTTAtttgtggtgttgttgtGTTTTTTGTTCAGATTGCCAAGTCTGGCACCAAATGGAACATTACTCCGATTATCGGCGCTGCCATTGCAGCTGTCGGAAACCAGATCGTAACCACTATTATGATTACATACGCCGTCGACTGCTATCCATCCGAATCAGCAGCAATCGGCGTGTTTATTACCTTCATCCGACAAACATTGGGTTTTATTGGCCCGTTCTG GATTCCAGAGATGCTACAAAATACCGGGTACTATGCGAGCTGCGGGATTATTACCGCGTCGCTAGTTACTGTTTCGATTATTCCGACTATGCTATTGCAGGCCAGAGGACATAAATGGCGGGAATGA